A region of Gemmatimonadaceae bacterium DNA encodes the following proteins:
- a CDS encoding sterol desaturase family protein: MTPDLQTVQLLSVTGIFLLFGLAEVAIGKFFAPEAGREDNRLDVAVGIMFPIVSGSVFAASRALCAWWMPTMRDAWADWPAWAMVLVLLVADDFTQYWWHRLSHTSVMWPLHRAHHSAAYMSVRVVYRNNLFYYAMMPGLWLSGALLYLGFGWTFVWYSVVKLLVIIGAHSAIRWDRWLYRYRWLHPLAWVVERTISTPATHFAHHALTQDDGIGLYQGNYGNLLFLWDVLLGTSRITRQYPPAYGLKDDRRHGSERWYHQLLYPLVRSRRAETVLGTERHLPVD; this comes from the coding sequence ATGACGCCTGATCTGCAAACGGTGCAATTGCTCAGCGTCACGGGCATCTTTCTGCTGTTCGGGCTCGCCGAGGTGGCCATCGGCAAGTTCTTTGCGCCCGAGGCGGGACGCGAAGACAACCGACTTGATGTGGCCGTTGGGATCATGTTCCCGATCGTTTCGGGCAGTGTGTTCGCCGCGTCGCGCGCGCTCTGCGCCTGGTGGATGCCAACGATGCGCGACGCCTGGGCCGACTGGCCGGCGTGGGCCATGGTGCTCGTCCTGCTTGTTGCGGACGACTTCACCCAGTACTGGTGGCACCGCCTCTCGCATACCTCGGTGATGTGGCCCCTGCACCGCGCCCATCACTCGGCGGCCTACATGAGCGTGCGGGTGGTGTACCGGAACAATCTGTTCTACTACGCGATGATGCCCGGCCTGTGGCTCAGCGGCGCGCTGCTTTATCTGGGCTTCGGCTGGACGTTCGTGTGGTACAGCGTGGTGAAGCTGCTGGTCATCATCGGCGCGCATTCAGCCATCCGATGGGATCGCTGGTTGTATCGCTATCGATGGTTGCACCCCCTGGCGTGGGTCGTGGAGCGCACGATCTCCACGCCGGCCACGCACTTCGCGCATCATGCGCTCACGCAGGATGACGGCATCGGCCTCTATCAGGGCAACTACGGCAACCTGCTGTTTCTGTGGGATGTGCTGCTTGGCACCTCGCGCATCACCCGCCAGTATCCGCCGGCATACGGCCTCAAGGACGACCGACGGCACGGGTCGGAGCGCTGGTATCACCAGCTGCTCTATCCGCTCGTTCGCTCACGGCGCGCGGAAACGGTACTCGGCACCGAGCGCCATCTGCCGGTGGACTGA
- a CDS encoding multicopper oxidase domain-containing protein, with product MIAAVLRVMLLAQMQVVSQAHAPRVPLPRVAPTAVRTVAQDNRVPAGQLVGTRLTLGMDIVEGAWRPEGKTDPEVPVLAFAESGRAPSVPGPLIRVRQGTTMVLTLRNRTDSALVISGLRPGARPGTDTIRVAAGATRNVEVRFTTPGTFYYQGTFADHPFRVFKDGQLNGAIVVDAPGARTDDYILLLSEWFYPAANSRAAETVTVINGKGWPHTPRLAFTQGDTVRFRVINTIGFNHPMHLHGFYYRLESQGDGRVDTPIPAAKQLLSNTDLIPALGTYTLSFVASRPGNWLYHCHFAFHIDESVTLTGATYEGAPAAPAAAAVSHDHAAMAANEEHMRGLVLGFTVKPRPDYVEPSMAGARTMHLFAQEKPGVLFASGTLQSYVLQQGPKPPAPDSVVFPSSVIELQRGQPVRIMVHNNLQEPTAIHWHGLEIESFPDGVPNFSGYGTRLFTQVSPRDSFAAEFTPPRAGTYPYHTHFNDRGQMLAGLYGALLVTDGPRDLAHDHLVVIGGAGPWVERFFESPYGVVNGSPTPAPLTLTAGETHRLRVVMLHPDWTVTVRLRSESPTAQSTGRWTPIAKDGADLPVALRVPTLAQTRMGPGQTADFTFTPPMPGEWVLDVLADDGGWHAVQRLTVTKPTPRTGARPRPQ from the coding sequence ATGATTGCCGCAGTGCTTCGGGTCATGCTGCTCGCGCAGATGCAGGTCGTGTCGCAGGCCCACGCCCCGCGCGTGCCGCTGCCGCGCGTTGCCCCCACCGCGGTCCGCACCGTGGCGCAGGACAACCGCGTGCCGGCCGGTCAGCTCGTGGGCACCCGCCTCACACTGGGGATGGACATCGTCGAAGGCGCGTGGCGCCCCGAGGGCAAGACGGATCCCGAAGTGCCCGTGCTGGCCTTCGCCGAGTCCGGCCGAGCGCCCAGTGTTCCCGGTCCGCTCATTCGCGTGCGGCAGGGCACCACGATGGTGCTCACGCTGCGCAATCGCACCGACAGCGCGCTGGTGATCAGCGGCCTCCGCCCCGGCGCACGACCGGGGACCGACACGATCCGCGTCGCCGCCGGCGCCACGCGCAACGTGGAGGTTCGCTTCACCACGCCCGGGACCTTCTACTACCAGGGCACGTTCGCGGATCATCCGTTTCGCGTCTTCAAGGACGGCCAGCTCAACGGCGCCATCGTCGTCGATGCGCCGGGGGCGCGGACCGATGACTACATCCTGCTGCTCTCCGAGTGGTTTTATCCGGCCGCGAACTCCCGCGCCGCCGAGACGGTCACCGTCATCAATGGCAAAGGGTGGCCGCATACGCCGCGGCTGGCGTTCACGCAGGGCGACACCGTGCGCTTCCGGGTGATCAACACCATCGGCTTCAATCATCCGATGCACCTGCACGGCTTCTACTATCGCCTCGAGTCGCAAGGCGACGGGCGCGTCGACACGCCCATTCCGGCCGCCAAGCAGCTGCTCTCCAATACCGATCTCATCCCCGCACTCGGCACCTACACCCTGTCGTTCGTGGCGTCGCGTCCGGGGAACTGGCTCTATCACTGCCACTTCGCTTTTCATATCGACGAAAGCGTCACGCTCACCGGTGCCACGTACGAAGGGGCGCCGGCCGCACCGGCCGCCGCCGCCGTCTCGCATGACCATGCCGCGATGGCGGCGAATGAAGAGCACATGCGGGGGCTCGTCCTTGGCTTCACGGTGAAGCCCCGCCCGGACTATGTGGAACCCTCCATGGCCGGCGCGCGCACGATGCATCTCTTTGCGCAGGAGAAGCCGGGGGTGTTGTTCGCGAGTGGCACGCTGCAGAGCTATGTGCTGCAGCAGGGCCCGAAGCCGCCCGCGCCCGACTCGGTCGTGTTTCCGAGCTCGGTGATCGAGCTGCAGCGCGGCCAGCCCGTGCGCATCATGGTGCACAACAACCTGCAGGAGCCCACCGCGATTCACTGGCACGGGTTGGAGATCGAGAGCTTCCCCGATGGCGTGCCGAATTTCAGCGGCTATGGCACGCGGCTCTTCACGCAGGTCTCGCCGCGCGATTCCTTCGCCGCCGAATTCACGCCACCGCGCGCGGGGACGTATCCGTATCACACGCACTTCAATGACCGCGGCCAGATGCTCGCGGGGTTGTATGGCGCGTTGCTCGTCACCGACGGGCCCCGCGATCTCGCGCACGATCATCTCGTGGTGATTGGCGGCGCCGGTCCCTGGGTTGAACGGTTCTTCGAAAGCCCGTACGGCGTGGTCAACGGCAGCCCGACCCCCGCACCGCTCACGCTCACCGCGGGGGAAACCCATCGGCTGCGGGTCGTGATGCTGCATCCCGATTGGACCGTCACTGTGCGCCTGCGCAGCGAGTCCCCCACGGCGCAGAGCACCGGCCGCTGGACCCCGATCGCCAAGGATGGCGCCGATCTCCCGGTGGCGCTGCGTGTGCCGACACTGGCGCAGACCCGCATGGGGCCCGGGCAGACCGCCGACTTTACCTTCACGCCCCCGATGCCGGGCGAGTGGGTGCTGGATGTACTCGCCGATGATGGGGGGTGGCACGCGGTGCAGCGACTGACGGTCACCAAACCGACGCCGCGGACGGGAGCGCGCCCGCGGCCGCAGTGA